In the genome of Streptomyces sp. V2I9, one region contains:
- a CDS encoding ATP synthase F0 subunit B yields MDVQKKLDEIVEAVGTARSMPMSASCVVNRAELLAMLEEVRQALPGSLARAQELLGGQEQFAEQARQEAERIIESAHAQRATLISETEVARQSQAEADRILSEARREAEEVRAEADDYVDSKLANFEVVLTKTIGSVDRGREKLLGRGRGLDEQGYEDPDFTEAPERSADPETLRQRADAYVDAKFGAFEAVLAGTLEAVGRGRQKLHGRTAGDDLGAHMAAQDAAGDQGHTSDADYLAGLAELAAPEPPQAPRQPAQPAYPAPQAEPSYAQAAYGYQEQPGHQDVQDAYGYPQPDPYAAYPQQGGYDPNGYPPQPTGQPDYGWQQPQQSPPPQQPRPVGRQGGGALDETSLFDTSMIDLEQLRRYEQGR; encoded by the coding sequence GTGGACGTGCAGAAGAAGCTCGACGAGATCGTCGAAGCGGTCGGGACCGCCCGATCGATGCCCATGTCGGCCTCGTGCGTGGTCAACCGCGCCGAGCTGCTCGCCATGCTGGAAGAGGTGCGCCAGGCCCTGCCCGGCTCCCTCGCGCGGGCCCAGGAGCTCCTCGGCGGCCAGGAGCAGTTCGCCGAGCAGGCCCGGCAGGAGGCCGAGCGGATCATCGAGTCCGCCCACGCCCAGCGCGCCACGCTGATCTCCGAGACCGAGGTGGCCCGCCAGTCGCAGGCCGAGGCCGACCGGATCCTGTCCGAGGCCCGCCGCGAGGCCGAGGAGGTCCGGGCCGAGGCCGACGACTACGTCGACAGCAAGCTCGCCAACTTCGAGGTCGTCCTCACCAAGACCATCGGGTCCGTGGACAGGGGCCGCGAGAAGCTCCTCGGCCGGGGCCGGGGTCTGGACGAGCAGGGCTACGAGGACCCCGATTTCACCGAGGCCCCCGAGCGCAGCGCCGACCCGGAGACCCTGCGGCAGCGGGCCGACGCGTACGTCGACGCCAAGTTCGGCGCCTTCGAGGCCGTTCTCGCCGGGACCCTGGAGGCGGTCGGCCGGGGCCGGCAGAAGCTGCACGGCCGGACCGCGGGTGACGACCTCGGCGCGCACATGGCGGCACAGGACGCCGCGGGCGACCAGGGGCACACCAGCGACGCCGACTACCTGGCCGGTCTCGCCGAGCTGGCCGCCCCGGAACCGCCGCAGGCGCCCCGGCAGCCCGCTCAGCCCGCCTATCCGGCGCCGCAGGCCGAGCCGAGCTACGCGCAGGCGGCGTACGGCTACCAGGAGCAGCCGGGCCACCAGGACGTCCAGGACGCGTACGGCTACCCCCAGCCCGACCCGTACGCGGCGTACCCGCAGCAGGGGGGCTACGACCCGAACGGTTATCCGCCCCAGCCCACCGGACAGCCCGACTACGGCTGGCAGCAGCCTCAGCAGTCCCCGCCGCCCCAGCAGCCCCGGCCGGTGGGCCGGCAGGGCGGCGGCGCGCTGGACGAGACCAGCCTCTTCGACACCAGCATGATCGACCTGGAGCAGCTGCGCCGGTACGAACAGGGCCGCTGA
- the rnc gene encoding ribonuclease III, with the protein MSELSSAKKQADNINTASSHTLLEGRLGYHLESALLVRALTHRSYAYENGGLPTNERLEFLGDSVLGLVVTDTLYRTHPDLPEGQLAKLRAAVVNSRALAEVGRGLELGSFIRLGRGEEGTGGRDKASILADTLEAVIGAVYLDQGLDAASELVHRLFDPLIDRSSNLGAGLDWKTSLQELTASESLGVPEYIVTETGPDHEKTFTAAARVGGVSYGTGTGRSKKEAEQQAAESAWREISAAAEARLAAEKSAADGGAADTPAVPSPNTDAAPA; encoded by the coding sequence ATGTCTGAGTTGTCCAGCGCCAAGAAGCAGGCAGACAACATCAACACAGCCTCGTCCCACACGCTTCTGGAAGGGCGGCTCGGGTATCACCTCGAGTCCGCCCTTCTGGTGCGTGCGCTGACCCACCGTTCGTACGCGTACGAGAACGGCGGCCTGCCCACCAACGAGCGGCTCGAGTTCCTCGGGGACTCGGTGCTCGGCCTGGTGGTCACGGACACGCTGTACCGCACCCACCCCGACCTGCCCGAAGGCCAGCTGGCCAAGTTGCGGGCCGCGGTGGTCAACTCGCGTGCGCTTGCGGAAGTGGGCCGCGGCCTCGAACTCGGCTCCTTCATCCGGCTCGGCCGCGGTGAAGAGGGCACGGGGGGCCGGGACAAGGCTTCCATCCTCGCCGACACACTGGAAGCAGTGATCGGCGCGGTCTATCTCGACCAGGGCCTCGACGCGGCCTCGGAGCTGGTCCACCGGCTCTTCGACCCGCTGATCGACAGGTCCTCGAACCTCGGTGCCGGCCTGGACTGGAAGACCAGCCTCCAGGAGCTCACCGCGAGCGAGAGTCTCGGAGTCCCCGAGTACATCGTCACGGAGACCGGCCCGGATCACGAGAAGACCTTCACTGCTGCCGCCCGCGTCGGTGGTGTCTCGTACGGCACCGGCACCGGCCGTAGCAAGAAGGAAGCGGAGCAGCAGGCGGCCGAGTCCGCCTGGCGTGAGATCAGCGCCGCCGCTGAGGCACGGCTGGCCGCGGAGAAGTCCGCGGCCGACGGAGGGGCCGCCGACACCCCTGCCGTACCGTCGCCGAACACGGACGCCGCTCCTGCCTGA
- a CDS encoding CAP domain-containing protein translates to MGRHRRSAAGPAAEEPAAGSAARSRGARRKKSAVPLRTGLLGVSAAVAVGAVAVASGLVPGGDTSPSGTTAASDQVRSGGAAPDLLTQGGSSTEPAGRSSSPTGRGSERPEAPASPSTSDSPSTSPSKTPSRAASPTEAASEKPAVPQPRKSGGAKAPTAPRTSTPPASKTPAPPKVSAAPTPSRKPSATPTDASARSEVLALVNQERAKAGCSPLSTSAPLTSLAQNFSEDMAARGFFDHTNPDGDTPWDRAARAGVQGLGAENIARGQADARAVMDAWMDSDGHRANILNCDYKTIGIGIHQGSGGPWWVQNFGF, encoded by the coding sequence ATGGGACGCCACCGACGATCCGCCGCAGGCCCCGCCGCTGAAGAACCCGCGGCCGGCTCCGCCGCGCGGTCTCGGGGTGCACGCCGCAAGAAGTCCGCCGTGCCGCTCCGCACGGGGCTCCTCGGTGTCTCGGCCGCCGTGGCCGTCGGCGCGGTGGCGGTCGCCTCGGGGCTGGTCCCCGGCGGCGACACCTCCCCCTCCGGCACCACCGCCGCCTCCGATCAGGTGCGCTCCGGCGGCGCCGCCCCCGACCTGCTGACGCAGGGCGGCAGCTCGACGGAGCCGGCCGGCCGGTCCTCCTCCCCCACCGGTCGGGGCAGCGAACGCCCGGAGGCACCGGCGTCACCGTCCACGAGCGACTCGCCCTCCACGAGCCCGTCGAAGACGCCTTCGAGGGCGGCGTCGCCCACGGAGGCGGCGTCCGAGAAGCCGGCTGTCCCCCAGCCCCGGAAGTCCGGCGGAGCGAAGGCGCCCACGGCCCCGAGGACGAGCACACCGCCGGCGAGCAAGACCCCGGCCCCGCCGAAGGTCTCCGCCGCCCCCACGCCGTCCAGGAAGCCGTCCGCTACCCCGACCGACGCCTCCGCACGCTCCGAGGTGCTCGCCCTGGTGAACCAGGAACGCGCGAAGGCCGGCTGCTCCCCGCTGTCCACCAGCGCCCCGCTGACGTCGCTCGCCCAGAACTTCAGCGAGGACATGGCGGCCCGCGGCTTCTTCGACCACACGAACCCGGACGGCGACACCCCGTGGGACCGGGCCGCGCGGGCGGGCGTCCAGGGGCTCGGCGCGGAGAACATCGCCCGCGGACAGGCCGACGCCCGAGCGGTGATGGACGCCTGGATGGACAGCGACGGCCACCGCGCGAACATCCTCAACTGCGACTACAAGACCATCGGCATCGGCATCCACCAGGGCTCGGGCGGCCCCTGGTGGGTGCAGAACTTCGGCTTCTGA
- the rpmF gene encoding 50S ribosomal protein L32, which yields MAVPKRKMSRSNTRHRRSQWKAAVPTLVSCERCQEPKLQHIACPSCGTYNKRQVLEV from the coding sequence GTGGCTGTTCCGAAGCGGAAGATGTCGCGCAGCAACACGCGCCACCGCCGGTCGCAGTGGAAGGCTGCGGTCCCCACCCTGGTTTCGTGCGAGCGTTGCCAGGAGCCCAAGCTCCAGCACATTGCGTGCCCGAGCTGCGGCACCTACAACAAGCGCCAGGTCCTCGAGGTCTGA
- a CDS encoding DUF177 domain-containing protein — protein MKRLTRTVDAPGSPVLGIDGVIGVPEGAPVELDLRLESVMEGVLVTGTARATAEGECVRCLEPLTVKVDADFQEMFSYPDADDRGRPTAEPVDDAEDDEDMFFLEDGLFDLESVLRDAVVLALPMQPVCKETCAGLCSECGIRLDENPDHHHDAVDIRWAALQGLAETVQDGEKDNMGGAEPGVDEKQEK, from the coding sequence ATGAAGCGGCTGACCCGCACGGTGGACGCACCCGGTTCACCGGTCCTGGGCATCGACGGCGTCATCGGCGTACCGGAAGGCGCGCCCGTGGAGCTGGACCTCCGCCTCGAATCGGTCATGGAAGGGGTGCTTGTCACAGGCACCGCCCGTGCGACCGCCGAGGGGGAGTGCGTAAGGTGTCTGGAGCCGCTGACCGTCAAGGTCGACGCGGACTTCCAGGAGATGTTCTCGTACCCTGACGCCGATGACCGGGGCCGCCCCACCGCGGAACCGGTCGACGACGCCGAGGACGACGAGGACATGTTCTTCCTCGAGGACGGCCTGTTCGACCTCGAGTCGGTGCTGCGTGACGCGGTAGTGCTCGCACTGCCCATGCAGCCGGTGTGCAAGGAGACCTGCGCCGGTCTGTGTTCCGAATGCGGAATCAGGCTGGACGAGAATCCGGATCACCACCACGACGCCGTCGACATTCGTTGGGCGGCACTGCAAGGACTCGCCGAGACCGTTCAGGACGGCGAGAAGGACAACATGGGCGGCGCCGAACCGGGCGTCGACGAGAAGCAGGAGAAGTAG
- the recG gene encoding ATP-dependent DNA helicase RecG: MEGVSSLDEPLKKLLGGATAKVMAEHLDLHTVGDLLHHYPRRYEERGKLTALTDLPLDEHVTVVAQVADARVLTFNNGRGKRLEVTLTDGTGRLQLVFFGHGVHKPHKELLPGRQAMFAGKVSVFNRKMQLAHPTYQLLDASDADEATEAVDAFAGRLLPIYPACKQLDSWRIAKAVDAVLPSARDAVDPLPASLREGRGFTPLPEALLKVHRPQTRADIEDARARLKWDEAFVLQVALARRRYADTQLPAAARRPVADGLLDAFDATLPFTLTEGQEKVSKEIFDDLATEHPMHRLLQGEVGSGKTMVALRAMLAVVDAGGQAAMLAPTEVLAQQHHRSITEMMGELAEGGMLGGSDRGTKVVLLTGSMGMAARRQALLDLVTGEAGIVIGTHALIEDKVRFHDLGLVVVDEQHRFGVEQRDALRSKGKQPPHLLVMTATPIPRTVAMTVFGDLETSVLDQLPAGRSPIASHVVPAKDKPHFLARAWERVREEVGNGHQAYVVCPRIGDDAEEAGGKEGAKAKAKKAASEEDAEKRPPLAVLEIADELRKGPLAGLRVEVLHGRMHPDEKDDVMRRFAAGEVDVLVATTVIEVGVNVPNATAMVIMDADRFGVSQLHQLRGRVGRGSAPGLCLLVSEAHEASPARARLSAVAATLDGFELSRIDLEQRREGDVLGQAQSGVRSSLRMLTVIDDEEVIAAAREEAVAIVAADPELEHLPELRTVLAALLDKEREEYLDKG; encoded by the coding sequence ATGGAGGGCGTGTCCTCGCTCGATGAACCCCTCAAGAAGCTGCTCGGCGGAGCCACCGCGAAGGTGATGGCGGAACACCTCGACCTGCACACGGTCGGGGACCTGCTGCACCACTACCCGCGGCGGTACGAGGAGCGCGGCAAGCTGACCGCGCTGACCGACCTCCCGCTGGACGAGCACGTCACGGTCGTCGCCCAGGTCGCCGACGCCCGCGTCCTGACGTTCAACAACGGCCGGGGCAAACGCCTGGAGGTCACCCTGACCGACGGCACCGGCCGCCTCCAGCTGGTCTTCTTCGGCCACGGCGTCCACAAGCCGCACAAGGAGCTGCTGCCGGGCCGCCAGGCGATGTTCGCGGGCAAGGTCTCCGTCTTCAACCGCAAGATGCAGCTGGCCCACCCCACGTACCAACTGCTCGACGCCTCCGACGCCGACGAGGCCACCGAGGCAGTGGACGCCTTCGCGGGCCGGCTGCTGCCGATCTACCCCGCCTGCAAGCAGCTCGACTCCTGGCGGATCGCCAAGGCCGTCGACGCCGTGCTGCCCAGCGCCAGGGACGCGGTGGACCCGCTCCCCGCCTCCCTGCGCGAGGGGCGCGGCTTCACCCCGCTGCCCGAGGCCCTGCTCAAGGTGCACCGGCCGCAGACCAGGGCGGACATCGAGGACGCCAGGGCCCGGCTCAAATGGGACGAGGCGTTCGTCCTCCAGGTCGCCCTGGCCCGCCGCCGGTACGCGGACACCCAGCTCCCCGCCGCGGCCCGCCGCCCCGTCGCGGACGGCCTGCTGGACGCCTTCGACGCCACGCTGCCCTTCACCCTCACCGAGGGCCAGGAGAAGGTCAGCAAGGAGATCTTCGACGACCTGGCCACCGAGCACCCGATGCACCGCCTCCTCCAGGGAGAGGTGGGCAGCGGGAAGACGATGGTGGCCCTGCGCGCCATGCTCGCCGTGGTCGACGCGGGCGGCCAGGCCGCGATGCTCGCCCCCACCGAGGTCCTCGCCCAGCAGCACCACCGCTCGATCACCGAGATGATGGGCGAGCTGGCCGAGGGCGGCATGCTGGGCGGCTCGGACCGGGGCACCAAGGTCGTCCTCCTCACCGGCTCCATGGGGATGGCGGCCCGCCGGCAGGCCCTCCTCGACCTGGTCACCGGTGAGGCCGGGATCGTCATCGGCACCCACGCCCTCATCGAGGACAAGGTCCGGTTCCACGACCTCGGCCTGGTCGTCGTGGACGAACAGCACCGCTTCGGCGTGGAACAGCGCGACGCCCTGCGCTCGAAGGGGAAGCAGCCGCCCCACCTCCTCGTCATGACCGCCACCCCCATCCCCCGTACGGTCGCGATGACCGTCTTCGGCGACCTGGAGACCTCGGTCCTGGACCAGCTTCCGGCCGGCCGCTCCCCGATCGCCAGCCACGTCGTCCCCGCCAAGGACAAGCCGCACTTCCTCGCCCGCGCCTGGGAACGCGTCCGCGAGGAGGTCGGGAACGGCCACCAGGCGTACGTCGTCTGCCCCCGCATCGGGGACGACGCGGAGGAGGCCGGGGGCAAGGAAGGCGCGAAGGCGAAGGCGAAAAAGGCGGCCTCCGAGGAGGACGCCGAGAAGCGGCCTCCGCTCGCCGTCCTGGAGATCGCCGACGAACTGCGCAAGGGCCCGCTGGCGGGGCTCCGCGTCGAGGTGCTGCACGGCAGGATGCACCCCGACGAGAAGGACGACGTCATGCGCCGGTTCGCCGCCGGAGAGGTCGACGTCCTGGTCGCCACCACCGTCATCGAGGTCGGGGTCAACGTCCCCAACGCCACCGCCATGGTGATCATGGACGCCGACCGCTTCGGCGTCTCCCAGCTCCACCAGCTCCGCGGCCGCGTCGGCCGGGGCTCCGCCCCCGGCCTCTGCCTGCTGGTCAGCGAGGCCCACGAGGCGAGCCCCGCCCGCGCCCGGCTCTCCGCCGTCGCCGCCACCCTCGACGGCTTCGAGCTCTCCCGCATCGACCTCGAACAGCGCCGCGAGGGCGATGTGCTGGGCCAGGCCCAGTCCGGAGTGCGCTCCTCGCTGCGGATGCTCACCGTCATCGACGACGAGGAGGTCATCGCCGCCGCGCGCGAGGAGGCCGTGGCGATCGTCGCCGCCGACCCGGAGCTGGAACACCTGCCGGAGCTGCGCACGGTGCTGGCCGCCCTCCTGGACAAGGAGCGCGAGGAGTATCTCGACAAGGGGTGA
- a CDS encoding acylphosphatase, translated as MNEDARLVAWVRGRVQQVGFRWFTRKNALEIGGLTGFALNLDDGRVQIVAEGPRDNCHRLLDWLRSDDTPGRVDGVTEIWDTPRGGYDGFAIR; from the coding sequence ATGAATGAAGACGCGCGTCTCGTCGCGTGGGTACGCGGCCGGGTACAGCAAGTAGGGTTTCGCTGGTTCACCAGGAAAAACGCTTTGGAGATCGGCGGGCTCACCGGGTTCGCCCTCAATCTCGACGACGGCAGGGTGCAGATCGTGGCCGAGGGGCCACGTGACAATTGCCACCGTCTGCTGGACTGGCTGCGGTCCGACGACACTCCCGGACGCGTGGACGGCGTCACTGAGATCTGGGACACCCCGCGCGGCGGCTACGACGGATTCGCCATCCGCTGA
- the coaD gene encoding pantetheine-phosphate adenylyltransferase, with protein sequence MRRAVCPGSFDPITNGHLDIIGRASKLYDVVHVAVMINQSKKGLFTVDERIELIREVTADFGNVEVESFHGLLVDFCKQREIPAIVKGLRAVSDFDYELQMAQMNNGLSGVETLFVPTNPTYSFLSSSLVKEVATWGGDVSHLLPPTVHAALVKRLGER encoded by the coding sequence GTGCGCCGCGCCGTCTGTCCGGGGTCGTTCGACCCCATCACCAACGGACATCTCGACATCATCGGACGAGCCTCGAAGCTGTACGACGTGGTGCACGTCGCGGTGATGATCAACCAGTCCAAGAAGGGACTGTTCACCGTGGACGAGCGGATCGAGCTGATCCGCGAGGTCACCGCCGACTTCGGCAACGTCGAGGTGGAGTCCTTCCACGGCCTGCTGGTCGACTTCTGCAAGCAGCGGGAGATCCCGGCGATCGTGAAGGGCCTGCGGGCCGTCAGCGACTTCGACTACGAGCTGCAGATGGCCCAGATGAACAACGGCCTCTCCGGCGTCGAGACGCTCTTCGTGCCGACCAACCCCACGTACAGCTTCCTGTCGTCCTCGCTGGTCAAGGAGGTGGCGACCTGGGGTGGCGATGTCTCGCACCTGCTGCCTCCGACCGTCCACGCCGCACTGGTGAAGAGGCTGGGCGAGCGCTGA
- the rsmD gene encoding 16S rRNA (guanine(966)-N(2))-methyltransferase RsmD, producing MTRVIAGSAGGRRLAVPPGTGTRPTSDRAREGLFSTWQALLGTLEGTRVADLYAGSGAVGLEALSRGAVHALLVEADPKAVRTVRDNVRTLGLPGAEVRAGKAEQIVTGPAPADPYDIVFLDPPYAVTDDDLREILITLRAQGWLSDDVLVTVERGTRGGEFGWPAGFEPLRSRRYGEGTLWYGRAAATCEDAR from the coding sequence ATGACCCGCGTGATCGCCGGCTCGGCCGGCGGACGCCGCCTGGCCGTCCCGCCCGGCACCGGCACCCGCCCCACGTCCGACCGTGCGCGGGAGGGCCTCTTCTCCACCTGGCAGGCGCTCCTCGGCACCCTGGAAGGGACCCGCGTCGCCGACCTGTACGCCGGTTCCGGGGCCGTCGGCCTCGAAGCGCTCTCCCGCGGAGCCGTCCACGCCCTCCTCGTCGAGGCCGACCCGAAGGCGGTCCGGACCGTCCGCGACAACGTCCGCACGCTGGGCCTCCCCGGTGCCGAGGTCCGGGCAGGCAAAGCGGAGCAGATCGTGACAGGTCCGGCCCCCGCCGACCCGTACGACATCGTCTTCCTGGATCCGCCGTACGCCGTCACCGATGACGATCTTCGCGAGATCCTGATCACACTCCGTGCTCAGGGGTGGCTCAGCGACGATGTGCTCGTCACCGTGGAACGCGGCACGCGAGGCGGAGAATTCGGCTGGCCCGCCGGATTCGAGCCACTGCGCTCCCGTCGCTACGGCGAGGGGACGCTTTGGTACGGTCGCGCCGCCGCCACGTGCGAAGACGCACGATGA
- the mutM gene encoding bifunctional DNA-formamidopyrimidine glycosylase/DNA-(apurinic or apyrimidinic site) lyase: MPELPEVEVVRRGLERWVSGRTVTEVEVLHPRSVRRHLAGGPDFAARLRGARFGTAMRRGKYLWVPIEEASASLLGHLGMSGQLLVQPADAPDEKHLRVRMRFDDTLGTELRFVDQRTFGGLSLHDNTPDGLPDTIAHIARDPLDPLFDDAAFHTALRLRRTTVKRALLDQSLISGVGNIYADEALWRAGLHYDRPTATLTRPKSAELLGHARDVMNAALAQGGTSFDSLYVNVNGESGYFDRSLDAYGREGEPCHRCDTPMRRRAWMNRSSYFCPRCQRPPRASS, from the coding sequence GTGCCCGAGCTGCCCGAGGTCGAAGTCGTCCGCCGGGGCCTGGAGCGCTGGGTCAGCGGCCGTACCGTCACCGAGGTCGAGGTCCTGCACCCGCGCTCGGTCCGCCGGCACCTCGCGGGCGGCCCGGATTTCGCCGCCCGGCTCCGGGGCGCCCGCTTCGGGACGGCGATGCGGCGCGGCAAGTACCTCTGGGTACCGATCGAGGAGGCGTCCGCCTCGCTGCTCGGCCATCTCGGCATGAGCGGCCAACTCCTGGTGCAGCCGGCCGACGCGCCGGACGAGAAGCACCTGCGCGTCCGGATGCGGTTCGACGACACGCTCGGCACCGAGCTGCGCTTCGTCGACCAGCGGACCTTCGGCGGACTGTCCCTGCACGACAACACCCCCGACGGGCTGCCCGACACCATCGCGCACATCGCGCGGGACCCGCTCGACCCGCTCTTCGACGACGCCGCGTTCCACACCGCGCTGCGCCTGCGCCGCACGACGGTCAAGCGCGCGCTGCTCGACCAGTCACTGATCAGCGGCGTCGGCAACATCTACGCGGACGAGGCGCTCTGGCGGGCCGGACTCCACTACGACCGGCCGACCGCGACGCTGACCCGCCCCAAGTCCGCCGAACTGCTCGGCCACGCCCGTGACGTCATGAACGCGGCACTCGCCCAGGGCGGCACGAGCTTCGACAGCCTGTATGTCAACGTGAACGGCGAGTCCGGCTACTTCGACCGGTCGCTCGACGCGTACGGCCGCGAGGGCGAGCCCTGCCACCGCTGCGACACCCCGATGCGCCGCCGCGCCTGGATGAACCGCTCCAGCTACTTCTGCCCGCGCTGCCAGCGGCCCCCGCGCGCGTCCTCGTGA